The sequence tgttgttttgtcaGGGTGATCTTCGATTTGTACTTCCTTTACTTTGCCTACAGGTTGAGGTCATAGTTCTTCACGAGTTCGGACTCCACCCAATTCAATCGTGTTGACCTCTTTGCTCCTAGGACTGCCTTTTAAATTAAGGCTCTCATTGTAGCACTTACGTGCTAGCTTCTGATCTCCCTTAATGGTGGCGATTCCTTCTGCTGTGGGGAACTTCATATAGAGGTGAGGTGTTGAGATGACAGCAGCAAGTCAGTTCAAGgtggtccgacctattagggcattgtatgcCGAGTTTACATCAACCACAATGTACTTAATGTTTATTGTTTTTGACTTTGTACCCTTTCCAAAAGTGGTGTATATGGATATGTATCCAAGGGGTTGGATTGGCATGTCTCCCAATTCGAATAGGTTATCTGGGAAGGCCTTTTAGTCCTTTTCTTCTAGCCCGAATTTGTTGAAGGCGAGTTTGAACAGGATGTCCGCCGAGCTACCCTGGTATACCAGGGTCCTACGGAGGTTAGTGTTCATGAGGACCATTGTTATTACCACGGGGTCATCATGTCTAGGTGTTATTCCTTGGGCGTCTTCTTTAATAAACGAGATGGTAGGCAAATCAGGCAGTCCGTGGTTTTCTTCCTTGACTTGGTATACCTTTTTAAAATGTGTTTTCCATGATGATTTTGACATTTTTCCTCCCGCGAATCCCCCATATATCATGTGTATTTGTCGCTTTGTGGTCTGAGGTAGACGTTCTTAtcgtccttcttcttcctcccttcttctcttcctcgGGTCCCCCGATCTATCAGCTAAGTATCTGTTTAGTCGGCCTTCTCTGGACAacttttttatgacattctttaagtcgtaacactcgttggtggaatgtccatagagcttatggtactcacagtattcTGTCCGGCTCCCTGCCTTCTTATATTTGATTGGAcgaggaggtggaagcttttcgATGTGACATATCTCTCTATAGACAACTACTAAAGAAACTGGATggggagtgtagttgtggtatcttTAGGGCTTCTCCGTGTTTTACTCTACCTTCTTCGTGGGCTCTTTCTCATTTTTCTGAGGGTGATATGGTGGGTTTGGTCGTGGGAAGAGTTTCCTcagtcgggaattttcttccttgttgatatacttctctatCCTTTCCTGGACTTCATTCAGAGAAACTGGGTGCCGCTTGGATATTGAATGAGAGAATGGCCCCACTCTAAGGCCATTGACTAAGCCCATGATCATAGCTTCAGTGGGCAGATTTTGAATCTCCAAGCATGcgttgttgaatctctccatgtaatcTCAAAGGGTTTCCCCGACCTCTTGTTTGACTCCTAACAAGCTTGGGGCATGTTTTGTTTTATCCTTTTGGATGAAAAAGCTGGTCAAAGACTTCCTTGCCAGGTTGTCAAAGCTAGTTACCGACCTAGGGGGTAAGTTATCAAACCACTTCATTATCACTTTGGTCAGAGtggttggaaaagctttgcaacggTGGTGTTAGAGGTGTCAGCTAGGTACATCTGGCTTTTGAAATTACTGAGAAGGTGCCTTGGATCGGTTGTCCCATCATAGAGATCTATGTCTGGAGTTTTAAAATTCCTTGGAACTTTAGCCCGCATGATCTCTTCTATTAATGAGTTTTCTCCACATAAGGGGCTTTCTTCTCGATTTGTTCGGTTACTTCAGTTTCGAAGGTCGGGCTCTAACTTCAAGAGTTTTTCTTCTAGCTCCCTTTGCCTTCTTACTTTTTTCTGTATTTCCCGTTCTGCTTCCCGTTGTCGTTCAGCCTCGTGCTCGAGTTGCTCTAGCCGTTCTCTTTGACCATGGACTAGGCTTAGTATTTTCGCCATTTGAGAAGATTCCTCGTCTTCGGGGTGGTGGATCACCGAATAATCCTCCTTGGTTGGGGATTCCCTGACTTTCCCCCTTCATGAGGGAAATGCATTTGTTGTGGTGGAGGGATTATAATGACAAGACCCTCTACTTGGGCCTCAGGTTCAGATTCAAAGGCTGTGTGGCTGTCTTCATATTGGTGGTCCGCCATAATTAGGGGTTGAGTCCCAGGTCCCCGACAACGGCATCAATATTCCAAGATTTATCTGAAACATTGATTTGGGCCTGGACGTGAGGTCTAGATCCTTTTGTATGGAAGTGTTCGACTTGTTGATGCCGAGGTGCTACCTGTCCGAGTTACTCGTGAGGAggtgggtggtggtacctacaaaagactcagatgcttaagttagtaagggctttaggcaggtttttagtagattagaacgtagattatacctgaggggtgtcagtataATTATAGTAGAGTTGGTAACTACCTTTGTTGGAATAGTTCCATCTTTTCTAATGGATAACAGTTTCCTTTATCTTAGAAGTTTGTTGGGATCTATCCTTTTAGTGAAGATAGAGATTGTGGGCAAGATTCGCAGAGGTAGTTACTTGCTTTGGGCAAGTAGGGCTGGGATCCTTTGTCGgtgtccgacctctttaaagaggtcgggcACGTTCGTGGAGGCCATATTTCTTAAAGGGCATTTTTTGTTTATTGGGCCAGGATATGAACACTTCTATTCCTCTGAAAGATCAAATAGGAGAGGAATTAAGCAATTAGATGCTTTGGATACCATTTTGGCTCGGAATAAAGTCATGTCATAACAAATTAATGCAATCACCCAATAGTTAGGAGTAATACATGTCTCAATTGTGAGTGCATAAGAGAATTTCTATGGCATAAGTAATGGAGTGTCTCAAGTTAAAGGTTTTGAGTATGGTCAATCTTCTCTGAAGCAAGTAAATTACATTGGCAATCCTTCAAGGCTACCTCAAAATGATCCTTTCTCCAAGACCTATAACCTTGGATGGGgaaatcacccaaatttgggtgggaaaatcaaggTCAAATGCCCAATAATTTCAACAACCATCAATAAAACCACTTTAACTAACAGCATAATACCTTCAATCCCCATCACCAAAACAACTACCCTTTCAACCCTCAAAACAACTCTTACCAACAACCACCACCCCCCACACAACCAACCCAAGACTCTCAAAGGCTTTTTAGTCATGAATTTGCCTTGGAAAAGTTATCCCATGCCACTGTCTCATTTATGGAGGAAACAAGAACCAACTTCAAGAATCAAGTTGCTTCAATAAGAAATTTGGAGGTGCAAGTGAGCCAAGTTGATCAACAATTAGCAAAACCTACTCAAATATTTCCAAGTGACACCGTCCCAAACCCCAAAGAAGAATGTAAAGCCATTAGTTTGAGAAGGGAAAAGGTGttgggaaaagaagaaaaaagaagatcccACTGCCAAGCAAagaaaagaagctccagaggacaCTAATATTCAAGAGGAGGACGTGAACGCCACCACTTGACATCAACCAATTCAAGCCTTAAAAGATGCACCAAAAGAGAAGATCCAAGTGCTAGAATATAAGCCAAGAATTCCTTACCCTCAAACATTGCAAAGAGAAGCCAAGGATAATCAATTCTCTAGGTTCCTAGAAGTTTTCAAGAAGCTACAAATAAATATCCCATTTGCTGAAGCTATTGAACAAATGCCCTTGTATGCAAAGTTTATGAAGGAGTTGATTTCCAAGAAAAGAAATTGGAGGGAGAATGAAACCATGGCACTTACAAAGGAGTGTACTGCCATAATTCAAAAGAACCTCCCTAAAAAATTGAAAGATCCTGAAAGTTTTGTGATTCCCTGTATCATTGGAGAGGTGACTGTTGAAAGAGCATTGTGCGTTCTTGGAGTAAGCATCGACTTAATGCCATTATCTTTGATCAGTAAGCTCCACATTGAAGAGGAAAAACCTACTAGAATTTCTCTACAACTTGCTGGCCGTTCCATTAACTTTCCACTTGGTGTTGTTGAGAATTCGCTAGTGAAGGTGGAAATCTTCGTCTTCTCTACGGATTTTGTTATATTGGATATGGAGGAGGATGTAAATGCCTCTATTATCTTAGGGATGCCATTCCTCGCTACTGGGAGGGCCTTGATTGATGTTAAAAAAGGTGAATTAACATTGAGGGCCATTAATGAACAAATTGTACTTAATGTATTCAAAGCCCTGCAACATCCTAATGACTATGAGGATTCCATGAAAATATATAATTGATCCTTTGGTGCAAGAGGCATGGTGCGTGTACGCAAATCCTACACTTCCGTACAGGCaggaccagcaagtgcactgggtcgtctaagtaatacctgagcaagtcagggtcgatcccacgaggattgtggtttgaagtaaGCTATCGTTATCTttcaggtcttagtcaggcagaatcagaaggttgttggtttttattcatcaaaagaaaCTATTTAATGCTGAATAAATAGAAAGAGGTAGAAAATACTAATAGGAATAGAGTtaagagttggagttgctttgtctttctgaattaactctggtactactgctctctttgcttgtgagtgatttcttcaatggcaggttgtatatgattgacactggtttgagcaactgatgagggaaaaatgattctacacaaactcaccggcaagtgtaccgggttgcatcaagtagtaataactcacaagagtgaggtcgatcccacatggattgatggattgagcaattttagtttggtgatgaatttagttaagcgaatatttgatgatttgagtgaaatttgtttaacaaaagtaaaatggcaaggaaACTAAAATGAGGAATTGAAATTGGCCAAATCTTAAAGTGTAGAAGAAGTagattgcagaaacttaaagtgcaagaaattaaaagagctaaaacttaaattgcaagaatggtgaataactgaaacttaaagtgcaagtaatttaaattgttgAATCTAAATGaacaggaaacttaaattgcatgaagagtaaagggatttgggtgctgggattcAAAGTAGAACTGGAAAATGTAAAATGTAATAAACTAAAGAACTCTCATATGACAAATCTTAGAAAATAGATCAACCAGGATTCGAAAATCAGAAATTGCAGGAAACTAACGAAACAGGAAGGAAAACaaaatctcaattgctctcttaacaaaacataaaagtgtaaattgaaaaagaaagaaaacaagacAGAAAGCCGAGATCAGATCTTCAATTCATAAAGCTATCAaaggaaaaagatgaaaaagaactCCAAGATGAAGAAAATTCAGGAGAATTCCCCAATACGAAGTTCGAAACCGAAAATAGAAAGTAACAATTGCAGAAAAGTGGAAGCAAAACAGAGAAGAAAACTCAGATCCGATctcaattctaaaattctaaattgaaaactaaaagagagcTACCTAGGAAATCAAATTCCTAGCtatatatacactttctatttctgGATCTCagcacttggagtgggctttttggcctttgaAGAAGTAGATCCAAAATGACAATTCCATGGAGCATCAGGTGAATGTAGCGTTCTTAAACTGAACGTAGCATTTTTtcaccgatgcgtacgcgtccttcGTACGTGCTCGTCCCTTGCGCTTTTCCCCATCGACGCGTGTGTGTACCGTCTGCGTGCGCGTCCTTTAGCAGCGTTCATAAACTGAACGCTACGTTTGCGCCATGAACGctcttcacgcgtacgcgccctttgcgcgtgcgcgtggatgataaAACTTCACTTCCGCGCCTTGGCATCACGTACGCGTCTGCGCCAATCTCCCATAATATCAaatcgacgcgtgcgcgccataTACGCATGCACGTCGGTGGCAATTCTCAAATTCAAATTCTGAAAGTATCGCAGGCGTTCACTCATAATGAACGTAgcgttctgatgagcggataatttataccctttttggtattatttttacatcgtttttagtatgttttaattactttttattatatttttattagtttttattcaaaaatcacatttctggactttacttggagtttgtgtgtttttctgtgatttcaggtattttatggctgaaattgagggacctgagtaaaaatctgattcagaggctgaaaaaggaatgcagatgctgttgaattctgacttccctgcactggAAATGGATTTTatcgagctacagaagcctaattggtgcaatcttaattgtgttggaaagtagacatcctaggctttccagcaatatatagtagtccatactttacccgaaatttgatggcctaaactggcgttgaaagtcagcctaaaatatcttggcgtaaaacgtccaaactggcaccagaattggagttaaacgcccaaactggcacccaagctggcgtttaactccagaaacagcctaagcacgaaaaagcttcaatgctcagcccaagcacacaccaattgggccccagaagtggatttctacactatctgcacttagttactcattttccgtaaaccctagttactagtttagtataaaaactacattTAGTGATTTATTTAAGGATCTTTCATCTGTCTTTTGACCATtgtacacatttggaggctggcctcatggccatgcctagacctttcaattatgtattttctacggtggagtttctacatcccatagattaaggtgtggagctctgctgttcttcatgacttaatgcaattactactatttttctattcaattcacgcctacttcttcttcaagatatactcttgtacttaattcagttaagtcagaatgaagggatgaccagtgacaatcacccaatcttcgttactcacttagccaagatccgcgtgcctgacaaccacaagcagtctacatgatgttcaacgtagtcattggacgacagccggagtatattctcttaggtttctaatcaacgattcacatcgtctctcctgacaacagagcatctgaatctgagattagaaccttcgtggtataggctagaattattggcagccattcttgggatccggaaagtctaaaccttgtctgtggtattccgattagaatccgagaagggatgactgtgacgagcttcaaacttgtgaatgttgggcacagtgacattgtgtaaaaggacaatggtcctaatctgacgctagcgggaactgacagatgattagtcatgcggtgacagcgcatatggatttattttcatccgagaggatcatacagcttgccatggaaggaggtaatgcatgattggaagaaggcagtaggaaagcagaaattcagaagcaacaaagcatctacagacgcttatctaaaattcccaccaatgaattacataagtaactttatcttattttctgtttaatttatcttttaattatcaaaacctcataaccatttgaatccgcctgactgagatttacaaggatgaccatagcttgctttaagccgacaatctccatgggatcgacccttactcacataaggtttattacttggacgacctagtgcacttgctggttagttacgcggaattgtgaagaagtgttgagatcacgattccgtgtaccacGTTCGTTGTTGGTGAACACTGATTCTCAATCCACGCATGTGCACCATGTGTGCGTGAGCGTGGATCTCCAAATTTGCTTCCCCACGCGGAGGCGGCTTGTGTGCGTGCGTGTCGTGGGTGAACATAGCATTCATCAAATAAACGCAGCGTTCGTCTGCACCttgcttcttttctttctcttttcctcACTTTTCACCTGCCATTaatcaaacaagcaatcaaagtctcaccaaaatcataaggctcataataatcaactaaattgTGCATAAACCTTATGATTGTGCATCAAatcaacaatgtttgattgattcaagatAAGCATGAAATGacactccaattacttacttattgtgcatgAAAGTGcaaaaaacctaatgaaacaaatgaaaaatgcttgtgaaactagcataagatgacttgtcatcagcagctgccaatactccttcagatctgaaccccaggtttagtgtggatccatctgtacttgagggtgaagcgcaTATAGTCCATTCTCCtttgtgatcctactcaaaacgccacagacaaggtcggatcttctggatcagagaataatgcatctttgggttctagcctctaccacaggaACCCTAATCTCCCTGAAAATCAACTGAACTGATGTCTTGAGAagttcccaacgaagtcgtggattagtcgtctgagagatgtatattcaAGCTGTTGGTCGTCCTTGTCTGGTGAAAGACACATTCTGAcctaagtagacgcgggtgtttgtcaggcacgttcatcttaatgtgatgaacagagctaattggttagatcatcctattcaccatgatgaagtatgaatatacatcttagaattaatcaaacatggatcgaagagaaacagtagtacttttattaattcatgggACTCaggagggctcctcccctcaacctaggaggtttagaaactcatactgaaagtaaaatcAATGTAAAACATAAAAAGGTTCGAAGGTGCTTCCCGGTTTGAATTACATAAACATAAACCCTTAAATACTAAaaagatgactagtaagggtaaaacagtctatttagtgctaaaatccacttctggggccaatttggtgagtgtttgggctgagcttttatgagatccacgtgctttgAGGTCTCTTGGGCATGGAACACCAGCTAGGGGATCCTCATTGGGcctttgtacattggtctctgctcttttggcgctggacgcctggaagggtaGGTagctggcgtttgacgccagttttaggccttctaGTCCGAAGcatagtatggactattatatattgctggaaagctctgaaagacAGCTATTCATAGCCATTAAGATCGCtcaatttggacttctgtagctccagaaaatatctTCCGAATACAGGTAGGTCAGATTAGGACAACATCTGcagaatcagacttctgctccagctcctcaatttcagccagatagtacctgaaattgtacaaaaatacaaaaactcatagtaaaatccaaaaggtcagatttggacagcatctgcagtgctttctctgtctctgaatcagacttctgctccagctcctcaatttcagccagatagtacctgaaattgtacaaaaatacaaaaactcatagtaaaatccaaaaatgtgaatttaacactaaaacctataaaaacttaataaaaactgaataaaatttactaaaaactatatgaaagtgatgtcaaaaagcgtataaaatatccgctcatcacaacaccaaacttaaaccattgcttgtccccaagcaacaaaaaacacagtaggataaaaaatcagagatgagcgggacttagtagctttttgcttctgaatagttttggcatctcactatccattgaaactcagagatgttggcatctttcGGACTTAGAATCCAAATGGTATTATTCACtttcctagttaagcttattttgattcttgaacacagctttctaagtcttagccgtgaccctaagcactctattttccagtattaccaccggatacattcatgccacagacactttaactgggtgaaccttttcagattgtggctcagctttgctaaagtccccagatagaggtgtccagagttcttaagcacactcttaaaagaccatgactttaaccgctcaatctcaagcttttcacttgacatcttcacgccacaagtacatggttagggacagcttggtttagccgtttaggccaggattttattcctttaggccctcctaaccattgatgctcaaagccttgggccttttttacccttgccttttggtttaaagggatattgactttttactcttgccttttggtttaaagagcttttggctttttctgcttgctttttatatttttctttccttttaatttttcgacacttttcttctttcttttttttttgcatgcaagcctttcctttttatttttgctgctttttctttcttcaagaatcaatttattgatttttcatatcaccaataatacttttccttttttcttattctttcaagagccaacattcataaatttcaacttcaaatatttaCTGTTTAATAATACACTTAGAAAACAAAAGCACATGACACCACttcaacattattaaactaatcttattcaatttttttcaaataaaatttttattttaagcaaggtgagagatatatgggttattttacaactttaagacatcaaaTGCAAGTGATTATGCAACTTAGAATaggagaacagaaaataaaacagacaaaaaacagaaaaataataaaggaaaggaataaaagagaacaagtccacctttaatggtggcgtctagtgctcctccttgaggatctaatgtgctgcttgatctcttctatgtcatccctttgcttttgttgctcttccctcatagccctttggtcttcacttatggctctttg is a genomic window of Arachis ipaensis cultivar K30076 chromosome B06, Araip1.1, whole genome shotgun sequence containing:
- the LOC107646922 gene encoding uncharacterized protein LOC107646922, whose product is MALTKECTAIIQKNLPKKLKDPESFVIPCIIGEVTVERALCVLGVSIDLMPLSLISKLHIEEEKPTRISLQLAGRSINFPLGVVENSLVKVEIFVFSTDFVILDMEEDVNASIILGMPFLATGRALIDVKKGELTLRAINEQIVLNVFKALQHPNDYEDSMKIYN